Genomic window (Deltaproteobacteria bacterium):
TAAGGTTATCAAAAATGAAATTTTGACATACCTTTCCGGCAAACCAGTATCGTTTAAAAAATATGCCGTGATTCATAATGGCACAGATTTTCAGAAAAAGGTCTGGGCCGCATTATCTCATATACCTTATGGCAAGGCCTTGACATATAAACAAGTTGCAGAAAAGATAGGCGCGCCGAATGCCTTCAGGGCAGTTGGTGGCGCATGCGGCGCAAATGAACTGCCGATTATTATACCTTGCCACAGGGTGGTGGCAAGCAACGGCGGTCTTGGCGGGTTCAGCAAC
Coding sequences:
- a CDS encoding methylated-DNA--[protein]-cysteine S-methyltransferase, with amino-acid sequence MNSENKNIYYTSFPTPIGRIYLVATEKGICKVSLNPVPASFKQGSKFTSIIRNNMYFKVIKNEILTYLSGKPVSFKKYAVIHNGTDFQKKVWAALSHIPYGKALTYKQVAEKIGAPNAFRAVGGACGANELPIIIPCHRVVASNGGLGGFSNGLKLKRFLLRLEGVEL